In Helianthus annuus cultivar XRQ/B chromosome 8, HanXRQr2.0-SUNRISE, whole genome shotgun sequence, a single genomic region encodes these proteins:
- the LOC110871492 gene encoding ethylene-responsive transcription factor-like protein At4g13040 — MRGVYYKNMKWQPAIKVDKKQIHLGTVGSQQEVACFYDRATFMCGREPNFELTTKEKDELSKLGWDDFLTMTWSTINSKKHQRRVSSRMKFEHPSHNSSDPHTKADQGGKSFSGSEDVETLGS; from the exons ATGAGAGGGGTATATTATAAGAACATGAAATGGCAACCTGCCATTAAAGTGGACAAAAAACAAATCCATCTAGGTACAGTTGGTTCCCAACAAGAAGTTGCTTGTTTCTATGACAG GGCCACTTTCATGTGTGGTAGAGAACCGAACTTTGAGCTCACGACTAAGGAGAAGGACGAACTCAGTAAACTGGGTTGGGATGATTTCTTAACCATGACTTGGTCAACAATCAACAGCAAAA AACATCAGAGACGGGTTAGTTCCCGAATGAAGTTCGAGCATCCGTCACATAACAGCAGTGACCCGCATACGAAGGCGGATCAAGGAGGAAAGAGTTTCTCAGGATCTGAAGATGTTGAGACATTGGGTTCCTGA